One Calditrichia bacterium DNA window includes the following coding sequences:
- a CDS encoding endonuclease/exonuclease/phosphatase family protein, with protein sequence MNLKPLFYMILGAFLVLFSCDDTDSSVSTKFPDEQNMASDEWDDDADWALEKRRHRYEKVTVMTWNVYVGTDVDKVLAAQNPDEIPVLVAEAFALLQQTNFAERADFMAKEIARKKPHLIGLQEISKILLQSPGDAHLGNPVQATDVYQDFLEIFMAALHHHRQHYSMAGIIQNTDVEVPMLVSVDPLAFDDVRLIDYDVVLVRNGVEYSNVVTANYNARLPISTFGIDILRGYVAVDAKICGNDYRFVSTHLESDYDPIQLAQASELIGYLQTETKPVILVGDFNSNAALDEATYQFISENDFVETWPLNHGWNHQNPDGFTAPHDPDLRNTDIHLAERIDLVFFRPEMQSNGELLIKSRVIGDEYRERTRSKMWPSDHAGVAVKLAIPYKRH encoded by the coding sequence ATGAACCTCAAACCTTTGTTTTATATGATCTTGGGTGCGTTTTTGGTACTGTTTAGCTGTGACGATACGGATTCGTCAGTTTCAACGAAATTCCCGGATGAACAAAATATGGCATCTGATGAATGGGATGACGACGCAGATTGGGCACTCGAAAAGCGGCGGCATCGCTATGAAAAAGTAACCGTAATGACCTGGAATGTGTATGTCGGCACAGACGTGGACAAAGTGCTTGCGGCGCAAAATCCGGATGAGATTCCCGTACTGGTTGCGGAAGCGTTCGCGTTGTTGCAGCAAACCAATTTCGCCGAACGGGCAGATTTTATGGCAAAAGAAATCGCCCGGAAAAAACCGCATCTCATCGGATTACAGGAGATTTCCAAAATTTTGCTGCAATCGCCGGGCGATGCCCATCTGGGCAATCCGGTGCAGGCAACGGATGTGTATCAGGATTTTCTGGAGATTTTTATGGCAGCGCTGCATCATCATCGGCAACATTATTCGATGGCAGGCATCATTCAAAACACCGATGTGGAGGTGCCAATGTTAGTAAGCGTTGATCCGTTGGCATTTGACGATGTCCGGCTGATCGATTACGACGTAGTGCTGGTCCGCAACGGTGTGGAATACTCAAATGTTGTTACGGCAAATTACAATGCGCGGCTGCCGATTTCGACATTCGGCATCGACATTTTGCGCGGCTATGTTGCTGTGGACGCCAAAATTTGCGGTAATGATTATCGCTTTGTCAGTACACATCTGGAATCCGATTACGATCCCATTCAACTTGCCCAGGCGAGTGAATTGATCGGTTATCTCCAAACCGAAACCAAACCGGTCATTCTGGTTGGCGATTTCAACAGTAATGCGGCTCTCGATGAAGCGACATATCAGTTTATTTCGGAAAATGATTTTGTAGAAACGTGGCCGCTCAATCACGGCTGGAATCACCAAAATCCGGATGGGTTTACCGCGCCGCATGACCCGGATTTGCGAAACACGGATATTCATCTTGCCGAAAGGATTGATCTGGTATTTTTCCGTCCCGAAATGCAATCCAACGGTGAGCTGCTCATCAAATCCCGGGTGATCGGCGATGAATACCGGGAACGAACCCGTTCAAAAATGTGGCCATCGGATCATGCCGGAGTGGCTGTCAAACTGGCGATTCCGTATAAACGCCATTGA